Genomic segment of Mycolicibacterium psychrotolerans:
CCGGTCGCTGGCGGCCGGCCGGACACATACTGTCGGACTGTCGATCTCGGCGCTGACGAACCCGTACTTCGGCAGCCTGGTCCATGCCGTCGAGCGGGCACTGTCCGACGCCGGTTACGTCCTGATCGTCGGGGACTCCCACGACGCCGTGGAGTCGGAGAAGCGGATCACCGACTCGCTGCTGGATCGGCAGGTCGACGGCATGATCGTGGCGCCCGCGGCGGGATCGGAGCGCTCCACGCTGCCCGGGATCGCCCGCACCGGAACCCCACTCGTCCTTATCGACCGGATGCTGGATGTGGACTGCGACCAGGTGGCCCCGGAGAACACGACGTCGGCACGGATGCTGACCGAGCATCTGCTCGATCTCGGCCATCGTCGGATCGCTGTCGTCCGTGGCATCCCCGGAATCTCCTCAACCACCGAACGTTTCGACGGATACGTGGCAGCGCTGACCGATCGCGGGATCGGTGTGGATGCGGCCCTGGTCGTCGAGGGCGAGTCCAGTACCGACGTGGCCGAACGTGAAGTGCGCGCACTGATGGCGAGCGCGAACCGGCCCACCGCTCTGGTGTCGATGAACAACGCGATGACGATCGGCACGCTCAAAGCCGTTCGCAGCCTGGGCTTGTCGATTCCCGGCGATGTGGCGTTCGTGTGCTACGACGACTTCGAATGGTCGGATCTGTTCGATCCGAAGCTCACCGCGGCCGGCCAGGACGTCGAGACCATCGGAGCCACCGCCGCCCAACTGCTGCTGCGTCGCATCCGCAAGGAGGACGGCCCGCCGCGGCGTATCCGGGTGCCGACGATGTTCCACCACCGCAGTTCCTGCGGATGCCGCTGAAGCGGCGAGCCCAGCGGCATGAGGCCGGTGCGAAGCGATCGCCGACAGCGATCCTGCCCTCGGTGACCACGTCGAAGTAGGCGCCGGCGCACGGCAGGCGACCCAACCCGAAGGATTCGACGAGGTTCTCCGCTGCAGGTGTGCGCAGCGCGTGCGCCGCGCGATCCAGGGGGCCGTGTTCGAGGGTGGGGATCACGCACCGCGGCGTCGGACCCATACCTTTCAGCCGCACCGAGCCGACCGTGAAAACCTGTTCTTCCCAGTCATTCTCGCTGTACGGAGGATGCCCCGGTGGCGTGGCGATCACGATGTTGGGTCGATAGCGCTGTGCCTCGGTGCCGATGTGCGCGAGCGTGGCGGCAGTGATCACATGCAGGGGAGCGAGATCGACGAAGGACTCGCCCGGCGTCGCCTCGGCCAACTCGAGCAGCGGCGCATCCACCTCGGCGTCGAGGCCCCGGGCGAGCACCTGCTCCGGGTCGGCGCGTTCCACGCTCGCCCCGGGCTGACGCCGGGTGGCCAACCGCACGGGTCGCGCCAGTAGGGTGGACAGCGCCCGCTCGAAGGCAGCGTCGTCGGGTGTCACCTCGGTGCCATCAGGCAGCCGGACCCGCACTCGCCCTTGGTCGATGCGGGCCGAGCACGTCAGCAGTCGCCGCCACAGTCGCGCCTGTTTGGCGCTGGCCACCCGTCCGGTCTCCTCGTCGATCAACGCCAACCGACGGTCGCCCTCGGCACCCCCGTGGCCGACATCGAGCACCGCCACCGTCTCGCCGAGCATCGACTTGACGGGGTAACGGTGCAGGCTCCCGATGCGCATCTGTTGGTCGGCCGACATGAGGCTCACTCTAGGGATCGATGAACGGGAGATCGGGCAGCGGCCGCGACACCAGAGCCTGCACCTGTCTGCTGGTCATGCCGAGCGTGCGCAGCACATGGGCGGCGACGTCGTCGGTGGTCTGGGCGTCGTCGCGGTCGGGTTGCGCGAAGAGCAACTGGCCCAACCCCAGGAGCGCGCCACCGGCTACGGCGAGCGCGACGTCGGGATCGTCGACGGTGAACCGGCCGGCCTCGGCCGCGGCGATGATGTCCCGCTTGGCGCGGGGAGCCAGGCCGCGGTCGGAGGACAGCAGCGTCGGGCCGATGGACAGCATGATGCGGCTCTCCTGCGGTTGTCGCCGGAAGAACCGCCCACACAGCCGGTATCGGCAGGCGAATCTCTCAGCGGGGTCGGTGATCTGCGCGGTCAAGTGATCGAGCAGCTCGCCTTGAGAGTCCAACACCTCTGCCACCGCGGCCGCGAACAGCTCTTCCCGGGAATCGAAATGGTTGTAGAACGACCCCAATCCGATGTCGGCGGCTTGGGTGATCTCCAGGATCGGCGCGTTGAGCCGGCCGTCGGCGATGAACGTCTGTGCCGCCCGGATCAGCGCGGCACGCGTGCGCTGCTTGCGCCGTTCCAGCCGGTTGGGCGACTGGGCCTGCCCATCACTCACTGTCACCTCCGCGTCGCGCCCAGTCTAGAGGGACGGTGATCAGTGATGAGCATTTCGTCAGATCGACATCGCCGAGGGCGCCGTGCTGCGCTCATCGAGGTGCCGCAGGGGTAGAGCCGCTCACGCCGTACGCGCGCTCCAGTCAGCAGTGCGGTAGGGCGTCGCCTCGGCGAGCGCTTCGCGGGTCCGCTCGGCGGGGAAGTCCTTGCCGTAGACCGGGGTGCCGGGCTGCTGCCGCCACGATTCTGAGATCGGCCCCGCGTCGACCGGATCGAACCCCAGCTGGTCCACCAGATCGTGCACCAGTGCCCGGCCGGGGCCGTCGTCGCCGGCGATCGGGAGCGCGATGCGTTCTGGTGCACCGTTGGGCTTGCCTCTCTCGAGCAGGTGCTTCCAGAAGATGCCGTTGAAGACCTTGTAGACCGGAGCCCCGATCTGCTCTGCCACCCAAGCGCTTTCGACCTGACCGTCCTCGATCGGGGCGATCTCGCCGTCGCGCTGCTGCGGGTAATAGTTGTTGGTCTCGATCACCGGAGCTCCCGGCTTACGCGCATCGACGATGCCGTCGGCGAGGTCTGGGACGTTCTTCTGCGGAATGCTCACGATCACGAGGTCGGTGTCGGCGGCGGCCTCCTTGGCCCAGACCGCGGTGGCGCCGGTCTCGTCCGCCAGTTCCGCCAGCGTCTCAGGGGCGCGCGAGTTCGACACCTTCACGTCGTGCCCCAGCTCGCGCAGCCGACGGGTCAGCGTGCCGCCGATGTGCCCTGCTCCGATGATTCCGATCTGCATGCCAGCCTCCTGCGACGGTCCCCTGTTGGTCTGGGCAACATCACGCCGCCCTGGCGGTATTCCGTGCGGCCGCCACGGCTACGCCGGGAACGGAGTCCGCAGTGGTGAGCAACGGCGCAACGCCTCGTGGGGAATGCTTCGAGTGCGAAGCAAGCTGGACCGACCGTAGCTGCTTCAACATCGAAGCAAATGACCGAGAAGGACATCATGAAGGCAGTGCGGTATCACGAGTACGGGGACAGCGACGTCCTGCGCTACGAGGACGCTCCGCGTCCCGTGCCGGGCCCGCGACAGGTCGTGGTGAAGGTCGCCGCGACGACGTTCAACCCGGTGGACGCGGGCATCCGCGGCGGCTTCCTGGCGCAGGTGTACGACTTCAGCTTCCCGCACATCCCCGGTGTCGACGTCTCGGGCACCATCGCCGAAGTGGCTGAGGGCGTGCAGGATTGGGCGGTCGGCGATACCGTGGTGGCATTCCTGCCGCTCGACGCCGACGGCGCCGCCGCCGAGTACGCGCAGGTGCCGGCCGAATCGCTGGCCGCCGCGCCGTCCTCGGTGCCTCTGGCCGACGCCGCGGCACTGCCCGAGCCCGCTCTGACGGCCTGGCAGGCGCTGTTCGAGATCGCCGGCCTCAACGGCGGGCAGTCGGTGCTGATCAACGGTGCCTCCGGCGCGGTCGGCGGCTATGCGTTCAGCTGGCCAAGCAGGCCGGCGCGGTGGTCACCGCAACCGCCGGGGAGCGCGATGCCGAGCGACTGCGCGCACTCGGAGCCGACCGCACCGTCGACTACATCGATTACGGGCAGTCACCGATCGAGGTCGACGGCGGCCCCTTCGACGTGGTGCTCAATCTCGTGAGCACCAGCGACGAGCAGACCGACTCTCTGCTCGGGGTCCTCGTCGATGGCGGCTTCCACGTCGGAACCATGGTCTTCGGACCGGAGAACCCGCCCCGCGGGGTGCGGACCCGGCGAGTGTTCGTCCGCAGCGACGCCGCGCAGCTCGCAGAGTTGGTCAGCCGCGTCGACGACGGCACACTGCGCATCGAGATCGCCGACCGTCGTCCTCTCGATCAGGCCGCAGCCGTCCACGATGCCTCCGACAACGGGCGCCTACATGGCAAGACCCTGCTCATCCCAGCCGAGCGGTAGGACGTCGCGGCGCGGCCATCACCTTTGCCGGCGCTCCGTACGAGATTGCCGTGAGGGTCTTCGCAACCCTCACGGCAATATCGGTCAAAAGGACCGAACCCTATGGCGTCAGCCGGCGATACGGATCAGCTTCTTGTTGACGAACTCGTCCATGCCGAACCGGCCGAGCTCGCGACCGAAACCTGATCGCTTGACCCCACCGAACGGCAACTCGGCACCTTCGGCTCCCACCGCGTTGACGAACACCATGCCCGCCTCGATCTTGTCGGCGACGCGCTTGGCCTGCTCGGTGTCGGTGGTGAAGACGTAGGACCCCAGCCCGAACGGGGTGTCGTTGGCGACGGCGACGGCCTCGTCCTCGTCGGCGACCCTGTAGACCGACGCCACCGGACCGAACAGCTCCTCGCGGTAGTCGGCGGGCATGTCGGTCAGCACCGCCGGCGGGAAGTGGGCGCCGCTGCGCTCGCCCTCGCTGATCAGGTTCGCACCCGAGGACACCGCGCGCTGTACCTGCTCCTCGAGCCGCTCGGCGGCCGCGACCGACGACAGCGGCGCCAGACCGTCGGCCTTCTCGAGCACCTTCTTGGTGAACTTGTCGAGGAACTGGTCGTACACGTCCTCGGCGACGATGATGCGCTTGGCGGCGTTGCACGCCTGGCCGGTGTTCTCGAACCGGCCGTCGACGGCGGCCTCCACCGTGGCGTCCAGGTCGTCGGTCGACAGCACGATGAACGGATCCGAGCCGCCGAGCTCGAGCACCACCTTCTTGAGGTTCCGGCCGGCGATCTCGGCGACCGCCGCACCCGCCCGCTCGGATCCGGTCAGCGACACTCCCTGCACGCGGGGGTCGGCGATCGCCGTGGCGATCTGCTCGTTGGTCGCATAGACGTTGACGTAGGCGCCCTCGGGGAAGCCGGCGTCGGTGAAGATCTTCTGCAGGGCCTCAGCAGATTCCGGGCACTGCGGAGCGTGCTTGAGCACGATGGTGTTGCCGATCGCAAGGTTCGGACCGGCGAAGCGGGCGACCTGGTAGTAGGGGTAGTTCCACGGCATGATGCCCAGCAGCACGCCGACCGAGCTGCGACGCACCACCGCCGAGCCCTCGCCGTCGAGCAGGTCGATGGGTTCGTCGGCGAGAAACTTCTCGGCGTTGTCGGCGTAGAAGGTGTAGATCGCCGCGCTGAACTCCACCTCACCGATCGACTGGTCCAGCGGCTTGCCCATCTCGCGCTGGATGATGCGGCCGAGTTCCTCCTTACGCTCCTCGTGCAGCTCGGCGACGCGACGGATCAGCGCCGCCCGCTCGGCGACCGAGGTGGTGCGCGACCACTCGCGGTGGGCCTTGTCGGCCGCCGCGATCGCCTGCTCGATCTGCTCGTCTGTGGCAGTCGGGTACTCCTTGACCAATTCACCTGTGGACGGGTCGACCACCGCGTACAACGACGTGCTCATCAGAACTCGCTTTCATCTTCGGTTGGCGGCGCAGCATCGCGCCGTGCCCGCTCCGCGCAGCGCCGGGGGCGCCGGGATCGGCTCGCTGCCAGTCTAGGTCGCTGTATTTTGCGGTGTGTCCAGTTCGTCGGCGTCGGGCACCGCCTCGCCCATGTTGAGCGTCATCGGTCGGCGGAAGAATCGGGTAAGCCACAGCAGCACAATGAATCCGATGACGAACCAGATGATGCCGTACCTGGTGGACTCGGCCGAGAGGTAGAGCCACAGGAGGACCGTGGCCAGCACGCCGAGCCCCGGCAGCACGATGTTCCTGAAGATCTGGCGCGCCCCGTTGATCTCCCGGCGCCGGTAGGCGAAGTAGACGATGACGGTCAGGTTCACGAAGGTGAACGCGATCAGGGCCCCGAAGTTGATCAACGAGGCCACGAAGTCCAGGTTGAAGGCGATCGCCAGCAACGACACCACGCCGACGAAGATGATCGCGTACGACGGGGTCTGGAAACTGGGGTGCAGGTATCCGAAGAATCGCCCGATCGGCCCGCGGCCGTTGCGTCCCATGACGTAGAGCAGCCGTGACACCGATGCGTGCGAGGCGAGGCTGGAGGCCACCGTGGCCGCGAACGCGGCGGAGGTGAGCAAGATCTTGAACAGATGGCCGCCGACGTTGTAAGCGATCTCGGGCAGCGCACTGTTCTCCAGCGACTCCTCGCTGAAGTTGGCGACATCCGGAAACAGCGACTGGGTGAAGAATGCCGAGACGAAGAAGATCGCGCCACCGATCATCAGTGCCATCAGGATCGCCTTCGGCACGGTCGAGGAGTCCTTGGCCTCCTCGGTGTACATCGTGATCGCGTCGAAGCCGATGAACGAGAACGCCACGATCGTCGCACCGGTGATGACGAGGTTGAGGTGAACACCCTCGTGCCACAGCGGCTCCGTGGAGAAGAGGGTCCCGTTGCCCATGCCGTCCATCAGGGACTTCCCGGCAAGGATCAGGAACACGCCGATCAGGACCACCTCGAAGACGACCAGCAGCATGTTCACCCGGGAGGTGTTGGTCATGCTGAACAGGCACATCCCGGTGATCGCTGCTACGTAGACGACGACCCAGATCCATTCCGGCGCCCCGGGGAAGAACGAGTACATGTAGCTGCGGATGATCAGTGCGTTGACCAGAGGCAATAGCAGGTAGTCGAGCAGTGCTGCCCACCCGATCAGAAACCCGAAGTTCGGGCTGATGGTCGCCGACGTATACGTGTACGCCGAGCCGGCCGAGGGGAAGATCTGCGTCATCCTGCCGTAGCTGACGGCCGTGAACGTCATGACGACCAGCGCGAATACGTAGGCCGTGGGGACGACGCCGCCGGTCTCGTCCGACACGATGCCGAAGGTGTCGAAGACGACGGTCGGCGTCATGTAGCCCAGGCCGAGGCCGACGATCGCCCACAGGCCGAGCGTGCGGGCCAGCGTGGTCCTGCCGGTCGATTCGGAGGCAGCCTGCGTCATGGTGGTACCCCCATCTGGCTCGTGGGCGAAACGTACCCTCGGGGCTTACCACAAGAACGCTCGCGCTGATGCGATTTGAACGACCGAGAAGGTCTGCGCACTTGCCCATCTGCGACGTGTCACCGGTGTAGCGTCACGGCCCATGCGGTATGTCGTCGGATACGGCCCGCGCCAGCGCGGCGTCGACGGGATCAACCTCGCGGCGACCCTGGCCCGGTCGTCAGGGGCGACGCTCGATCTCGTCGCGGTGCTGCCGAGTGACGCGCCCACTTTTCACCGGTATTCGCCCGACCACGCCTTCAACGCGGAGGTCGAGGAGCAGGGCCGGGGATGGCTGGAGGACGGGCTGTCCCGGGTGCCCGAGGGTGTCCATGCCGAAGGGCATCTCCGTCGGGCCGACTCCATCACCCAGGGCCTGCTCGACTCGTCGGTCGATCCCGAACTCGGCGAGGCCGCCCTGATCGTCATCGGCACCTACCATCGCGTGCGCAGCGGGCGCTTCGGGCTGGGCAGCCTGGCCGATGCTCTGCTGCATGCGTCGGCGGTGCCGGTCGCCCTCGCCCCGGCCGAGTACCAGCCTCATGCCGGCGTCACCCGAATCACGTGCGCCGTCGGCCTGCGGCCGGGCAACGAGGTGCTGTTCGACAACGCGGTTCG
This window contains:
- a CDS encoding TetR/AcrR family transcriptional regulator produces the protein MSDGQAQSPNRLERRKQRTRAALIRAAQTFIADGRLNAPILEITQAADIGLGSFYNHFDSREELFAAAVAEVLDSQGELLDHLTAQITDPAERFACRYRLCGRFFRRQPQESRIMLSIGPTLLSSDRGLAPRAKRDIIAAAEAGRFTVDDPDVALAVAGGALLGLGQLLFAQPDRDDAQTTDDVAAHVLRTLGMTSRQVQALVSRPLPDLPFIDP
- a CDS encoding NAD-dependent succinate-semialdehyde dehydrogenase → MSTSLYAVVDPSTGELVKEYPTATDEQIEQAIAAADKAHREWSRTTSVAERAALIRRVAELHEERKEELGRIIQREMGKPLDQSIGEVEFSAAIYTFYADNAEKFLADEPIDLLDGEGSAVVRRSSVGVLLGIMPWNYPYYQVARFAGPNLAIGNTIVLKHAPQCPESAEALQKIFTDAGFPEGAYVNVYATNEQIATAIADPRVQGVSLTGSERAGAAVAEIAGRNLKKVVLELGGSDPFIVLSTDDLDATVEAAVDGRFENTGQACNAAKRIIVAEDVYDQFLDKFTKKVLEKADGLAPLSSVAAAERLEEQVQRAVSSGANLISEGERSGAHFPPAVLTDMPADYREELFGPVASVYRVADEDEAVAVANDTPFGLGSYVFTTDTEQAKRVADKIEAGMVFVNAVGAEGAELPFGGVKRSGFGRELGRFGMDEFVNKKLIRIAG
- a CDS encoding LacI family DNA-binding transcriptional regulator, whose amino-acid sequence is MTTMGDVARLAGVSASTVSHVLNGTRKVDASTRVRVEAAIAETGYRRNGVARSLAAGRTHTVGLSISALTNPYFGSLVHAVERALSDAGYVLIVGDSHDAVESEKRITDSLLDRQVDGMIVAPAAGSERSTLPGIARTGTPLVLIDRMLDVDCDQVAPENTTSARMLTEHLLDLGHRRIAVVRGIPGISSTTERFDGYVAALTDRGIGVDAALVVEGESSTDVAEREVRALMASANRPTALVSMNNAMTIGTLKAVRSLGLSIPGDVAFVCYDDFEWSDLFDPKLTAAGQDVETIGATAAQLLLRRIRKEDGPPRRIRVPTMFHHRSSCGCR
- a CDS encoding APC family permease is translated as MTQAASESTGRTTLARTLGLWAIVGLGLGYMTPTVVFDTFGIVSDETGGVVPTAYVFALVVMTFTAVSYGRMTQIFPSAGSAYTYTSATISPNFGFLIGWAALLDYLLLPLVNALIIRSYMYSFFPGAPEWIWVVVYVAAITGMCLFSMTNTSRVNMLLVVFEVVLIGVFLILAGKSLMDGMGNGTLFSTEPLWHEGVHLNLVITGATIVAFSFIGFDAITMYTEEAKDSSTVPKAILMALMIGGAIFFVSAFFTQSLFPDVANFSEESLENSALPEIAYNVGGHLFKILLTSAAFAATVASSLASHASVSRLLYVMGRNGRGPIGRFFGYLHPSFQTPSYAIIFVGVVSLLAIAFNLDFVASLINFGALIAFTFVNLTVIVYFAYRRREINGARQIFRNIVLPGLGVLATVLLWLYLSAESTRYGIIWFVIGFIVLLWLTRFFRRPMTLNMGEAVPDADELDTPQNTAT
- a CDS encoding NADPH-dependent F420 reductase, giving the protein MPPGRRDVAQTNRGPSQEAGMQIGIIGAGHIGGTLTRRLRELGHDVKVSNSRAPETLAELADETGATAVWAKEAAADTDLVIVSIPQKNVPDLADGIVDARKPGAPVIETNNYYPQQRDGEIAPIEDGQVESAWVAEQIGAPVYKVFNGIFWKHLLERGKPNGAPERIALPIAGDDGPGRALVHDLVDQLGFDPVDAGPISESWRQQPGTPVYGKDFPAERTREALAEATPYRTADWSARTA
- a CDS encoding universal stress protein, which produces MRYVVGYGPRQRGVDGINLAATLARSSGATLDLVAVLPSDAPTFHRYSPDHAFNAEVEEQGRGWLEDGLSRVPEGVHAEGHLRRADSITQGLLDSSVDPELGEAALIVIGTYHRVRSGRFGLGSLADALLHASAVPVALAPAEYQPHAGVTRITCAVGLRPGNEVLFDNAVRLAGEWKVPLRLMSLVAVGEDRRREWTRAAEEHATTLVERATQALPSECPVTSVVGHGDSLEDAVEGLVFDDSEIVMIGSSRLAQPRRLFLGHTATKIMRALPVPMIVWPRD